CAAGTATTTAGAGCGTGGAGAATGCTACGTGATGGAGAATAATAACCAAATAATCGGTGTTTATATTCTTGTACCGACAAGTACAGATAAAATTGAATTGGCAAACCTCGCTGTGGAAAAAGCTCTGCAAGGAAATGGAATAGGTAAAATGTTAGTATTAAATTCAATTGAGCGAGCTAAAATGGTTGGCTATAAAATGATGGAGATAGGAACAGGAAATTCGAGTATT
This region of Oceanobacillus sp. FSL K6-2867 genomic DNA includes:
- a CDS encoding GNAT family N-acetyltransferase; this translates as MKIRKLDQHEIPPMGLMLLADPSQMLVSKYLERGECYVMENNNQIIGVYILVPTSTDKIELANLAVEKALQGNGIGKMLVLNSIERAKMVGYKMMEIGTGNSSIGQLALYQKCGFRITHVDRNFFIRHYDTPIYENGIWCRDMIRLSQEL